The following proteins come from a genomic window of Nitrospirota bacterium:
- the casA gene encoding type I-E CRISPR-associated protein Cse1/CasA: protein MNLLIEEWIPVRPLPTGAMKKISLKQLLCGNEAWELCLPRDDMELAAVQLLICMTQALFTPKDDDELKGRIAKRITSEEYDATIHPCADWFNLNHPKFPFMQTRKVAASIITQMDKLFAGLTGAENCCFMNEPGLAAQLCGGCAAIALFNQATCTPGFGGGFKDPLRGGTPITTLVQGNHLRQTVWLNVLSDSEVARIMPWHHSTNRQLPTWMEPIQAGTNHAQNIGFVRGLFWQPAHLELLPPIDVNSFCSCCGCSIAHGYPGFSKAKFSNYSVENTWPHPHSPRTVELKKEGTFNSWFMSFNITAPAWTQLNRFVAQLSPQGKIEGYEPAAVVLQSKKLYGFKAQKLRLLIGGYVRRKASIVDRRHEVFTLNHGWDRHTNVINEIVSLGTAYKEAIRVALFFFCKGMKDKTHKLKGLGDKIELPKVAVTQFYRRSEPTIENTLACIDFENPEPVLTKMRKELRSITEELFEESVRPYLNDPELMKTMVAVRKIYLRNKLYDLEPQRDKGGDNGTTETT, encoded by the coding sequence ATGAACTTGCTGATCGAAGAATGGATTCCGGTTCGACCGCTCCCCACGGGAGCGATGAAAAAGATTTCGCTGAAACAACTCCTTTGCGGAAACGAAGCGTGGGAATTGTGCCTGCCGAGGGATGACATGGAGCTTGCTGCTGTGCAGTTGCTGATCTGCATGACGCAGGCGCTCTTTACCCCGAAAGACGATGACGAGTTGAAAGGTCGCATTGCAAAGAGAATTACGTCGGAGGAGTATGATGCAACTATCCATCCGTGTGCCGACTGGTTTAACCTGAATCACCCGAAATTCCCCTTTATGCAGACGCGCAAGGTCGCAGCAAGCATCATTACGCAGATGGATAAACTATTTGCAGGGCTTACAGGTGCAGAGAATTGTTGTTTTATGAATGAGCCCGGCTTGGCGGCACAACTCTGTGGCGGATGTGCTGCAATTGCCCTGTTTAATCAGGCGACCTGCACACCTGGGTTTGGTGGTGGATTTAAGGATCCATTACGTGGTGGAACGCCAATCACAACACTTGTACAGGGCAACCACCTCCGTCAGACTGTCTGGCTTAATGTGCTATCTGACAGTGAAGTCGCACGGATAATGCCATGGCATCATAGCACCAATCGCCAGTTGCCTACGTGGATGGAGCCTATCCAGGCAGGAACAAATCATGCACAAAATATTGGATTTGTACGCGGTCTTTTCTGGCAACCAGCGCATTTGGAGTTGCTACCCCCAATTGACGTAAACAGTTTTTGTTCATGCTGTGGCTGCAGTATAGCGCACGGTTATCCGGGATTCTCGAAAGCCAAGTTTTCAAACTATTCCGTAGAAAATACTTGGCCGCACCCGCATTCTCCGCGCACTGTGGAGCTCAAGAAAGAGGGAACTTTTAATTCGTGGTTTATGTCATTCAACATTACTGCGCCGGCATGGACCCAATTGAACAGGTTTGTAGCTCAATTATCCCCGCAAGGAAAAATTGAGGGGTATGAGCCAGCGGCAGTTGTGCTTCAATCCAAAAAGCTCTATGGATTTAAAGCACAAAAACTACGATTGCTAATAGGCGGTTATGTACGAAGAAAGGCATCTATAGTTGATCGTCGTCACGAGGTATTTACTCTCAATCACGGTTGGGATCGGCACACAAATGTAATTAATGAAATTGTTTCATTAGGAACTGCCTACAAAGAAGCCATAAGAGTGGCGCTATTCTTTTTTTGCAAAGGCATGAAGGACAAGACTCACAAATTGAAGGGCCTTGGGGACAAAATAGAATTGCCGAAAGTTGCGGTAACCCAATTCTATCGCAGATCGGAACCGACAATTGAGAACACACTTGCATGCATTGACTTTGAAAATCCTGAACCGGTATTGACTAAGATGCGAAAAGAACTCAGAAGTATTACTGAAGAACTTTTCGAAGAATCAGTAAGGCCTTACTTGAATGACCCGGAACTTATGAAGACAATGGTCGCTGTAAGAAAAATTTATCTACGGAACAAACTATACGATCTTGAACCACAACGAGATAAAGGAGGGGACAATGGAACAACAGAAACTACCTGA
- the cas3 gene encoding CRISPR-associated helicase/endonuclease Cas3 produces MGGDDEKVNDLLQSYYRYWGKAEKEGDGYHLLPYHCLDVAAVAAAWWEDSSTIRRSFRRRNGLPEEQLRAWVLFFVALHDYGKFDVRFQLRVRPIWQTLYPNAGSYDALPAIHDCHTYYHGERGLAWFMKDHGRMLGLESNDSNTGLSFLDDPEESSSNLWQNWKSWLEAVAGHHGYVRPSEYIDIASLPPTCDRRLAVVDREARTEWLAALEQLFLKPVGLSINDSPPDCSPLMAGFCSVSDWLGSRCDADNFVYHYQAMELNEYFEAIREGDARRVLRFAGIIGHPRQYGSVSDLLEHDDQPRSLQTIVDRLPLEPGLTIIEAPTGSGKTEAALAYAWRLINAGLADSIVFALPTQATANAMLGRLRRIAPLLFADHLNLLLAHGSARFNKEFAEIKHATLKGYEKEDGWVQCSEWLAESRKRVFLGQIGVCTVDQVLISVLPVKHRFVRGFGIGRSVLIVDEVHAYDAYMYGLLEEVLREQHKAGGSALLLSATLPEHQRQQLCDAWGVKLEKRGDETPYPLATWAGERTILPFVLDPSQLPQNNSVIVEPIRVPQIVPDENLIRRIVAAAEQGAQVAIVCNLVDIAQGLARHLRTMTALPVDLFHARYCFIHRREKELDAIARFGPKGDRAKGRIIVATQVIEQSLDLDFDWLITQLCPVDLLFQRMGRLHRHGRPSRPKGFEKPRCTVLLPDDDSYGLHGVIYANKRSLWRTGQKLLSATGREVVFPLAYRTWIESVYQEESWENEPDDMTASYEKFRDEVQNVKGYLAQQMIERAKGMNPFADTDEAITAVTRDGDMNRTVIPYCRTSQGRMLMDGTVLESLDERQSLEALSLNSVGVPKSWGYCFGAEEIDKEGRRWLEMEQDGEFYTGKIKDVTFSYHKDIGLEKKK; encoded by the coding sequence GTGGGTGGAGATGATGAAAAGGTGAACGATTTATTGCAAAGTTATTATCGGTATTGGGGTAAGGCGGAGAAGGAAGGAGATGGTTATCATCTCTTGCCGTATCACTGCCTTGATGTGGCGGCGGTGGCTGCAGCATGGTGGGAGGACAGTTCGACCATCCGTCGCTCTTTTCGTCGCCGGAACGGTTTGCCGGAAGAGCAATTACGCGCATGGGTGCTCTTTTTTGTCGCGCTGCATGACTATGGCAAGTTCGATGTGCGTTTTCAGCTTCGTGTTAGGCCTATCTGGCAGACGCTCTATCCGAACGCGGGAAGCTACGATGCCCTTCCGGCGATACATGATTGCCATACGTATTATCATGGTGAACGAGGCTTGGCCTGGTTCATGAAAGATCACGGAAGAATGCTCGGACTTGAATCTAATGACTCAAACACTGGTCTGAGTTTTTTGGATGATCCAGAAGAATCCTCCTCGAATCTTTGGCAGAACTGGAAATCATGGCTGGAGGCTGTCGCTGGCCATCACGGTTACGTAAGGCCTTCTGAATATATAGATATCGCGTCATTGCCGCCGACATGCGACCGGCGTTTAGCAGTAGTTGACCGAGAAGCCAGAACTGAATGGCTGGCGGCATTGGAGCAACTCTTTTTAAAGCCCGTTGGGCTCTCCATCAACGATTCTCCTCCTGACTGCTCACCACTCATGGCTGGTTTTTGTTCCGTTAGTGATTGGCTCGGGTCGCGGTGTGATGCCGACAATTTTGTTTATCATTATCAGGCAATGGAGCTGAATGAGTATTTCGAGGCGATACGTGAGGGCGATGCCCGTCGGGTCCTCCGTTTTGCCGGTATCATCGGTCATCCACGTCAATACGGCAGCGTAAGTGATTTGCTTGAGCATGACGATCAGCCCCGCTCTTTGCAAACTATAGTAGACAGACTGCCGCTTGAGCCTGGTTTGACTATTATCGAGGCCCCAACAGGCAGCGGAAAGACGGAAGCGGCGCTTGCTTATGCCTGGAGACTCATCAATGCTGGACTGGCAGATTCAATTGTATTCGCTTTGCCGACACAGGCCACCGCTAATGCTATGCTCGGGCGTCTCAGGCGAATTGCTCCACTGCTCTTCGCTGATCATCTTAACTTACTGTTGGCCCACGGCTCGGCTCGTTTTAATAAAGAATTTGCTGAAATAAAACATGCAACACTCAAAGGGTATGAAAAGGAAGACGGTTGGGTGCAATGCAGTGAATGGCTGGCTGAGAGCCGCAAACGCGTATTTTTGGGACAGATCGGCGTTTGCACCGTTGACCAGGTGCTGATTTCCGTGCTTCCAGTCAAGCACCGCTTTGTGCGTGGGTTTGGAATCGGACGGAGCGTTCTTATCGTTGACGAGGTGCATGCTTATGATGCTTACATGTACGGTCTTCTGGAAGAGGTATTGCGAGAACAGCACAAAGCAGGTGGATCAGCATTGCTGCTCTCGGCAACTCTTCCCGAGCATCAACGGCAGCAGCTTTGCGATGCCTGGGGTGTAAAGTTAGAGAAACGAGGAGATGAGACGCCCTATCCATTGGCGACTTGGGCTGGCGAACGGACAATTCTGCCTTTCGTTCTCGATCCATCCCAACTCCCACAGAATAATTCCGTGATTGTAGAGCCGATTCGCGTTCCTCAGATTGTGCCCGACGAGAATTTGATTCGTCGTATTGTGGCTGCCGCCGAGCAGGGCGCGCAGGTGGCAATCGTCTGCAACCTGGTTGATATTGCCCAGGGTTTAGCCCGACACTTGAGAACGATGACTGCCTTGCCGGTTGATCTGTTCCACGCCCGCTACTGTTTCATCCATCGCCGGGAAAAGGAACTGGATGCTATTGCCCGTTTCGGTCCAAAAGGAGACCGCGCAAAGGGGCGTATTATTGTGGCGACGCAGGTTATCGAACAGTCCCTTGACCTTGATTTTGATTGGCTAATCACGCAGCTTTGTCCCGTCGATCTCCTTTTCCAGCGCATGGGGCGGTTGCATCGTCATGGTCGCCCTTCCCGTCCGAAGGGGTTCGAAAAGCCTCGATGCACGGTGCTTCTGCCTGACGACGATAGTTACGGTCTGCATGGGGTTATCTACGCAAACAAGCGTTCACTCTGGCGTACTGGACAGAAACTGCTTTCTGCAACAGGAAGAGAGGTTGTTTTTCCTCTTGCCTATCGAACCTGGATAGAGTCGGTTTATCAGGAAGAATCGTGGGAAAATGAACCTGATGATATGACAGCGAGTTATGAAAAATTTAGAGATGAAGTCCAGAATGTTAAGGGATATTTAGCACAACAAATGATTGAGAGAGCAAAGGGGATGAATCCGTTTGCAGATACGGACGAGGCGATTACGGCAGTAACGCGTGACGGCGACATGAACCGGACGGTTATCCCGTACTGCCGGACTTCTCAGGGACGGATGCTGATGGATGGGACCGTTCTGGAGTCGCTGGATGAGCGCCAAAGTCTCGAAGCATTATCATTGAATAGCGTGGGGGTTCCCAAATCTTGGGGCTATTGCTTCGGAGCCGAAGAAATCGACAAAGAAGGGAGGCGCTGGCTTGAGATGGAGCAAGATGGTGAATTCTACACAGGGAAGATAAAGGATGTGACGTTCAGCTATCACAAGGACATCGGATTGGAGAAAAAGAAATGA
- a CDS encoding 3'-5' exonuclease: protein MKSRTIKDGVQNQYSKAAGRFIAVDVETTGLSTRRGDRIIEIGAVVLEGDRIGEEFHALIRVNERIHWAAQQVHGITNEMLLGKPLAEEVMPEFRKFVTDSTLVAHNARFDMGFISHEFLRLGVGLTNPYNCTLELSRRLYPKLLNHRLETVYRHLFGRIPEQTMRHRALDDAQLVARVWVEMMKR, encoded by the coding sequence ATGAAATCAAGAACCATAAAAGATGGCGTTCAAAACCAGTATTCCAAGGCGGCGGGGCGATTCATCGCGGTAGATGTTGAGACAACCGGACTTTCGACAAGGCGCGGAGACCGGATCATTGAAATCGGCGCTGTTGTGCTTGAAGGGGACCGAATCGGCGAGGAGTTCCATGCGCTCATCAGAGTAAATGAGCGGATTCATTGGGCTGCACAACAGGTGCACGGTATCACTAATGAGATGCTGCTCGGTAAACCGCTAGCGGAAGAGGTTATGCCGGAATTCAGGAAGTTTGTCACAGACAGCACGCTCGTGGCTCATAATGCGAGATTCGACATGGGATTTATTAGCCACGAATTCCTGCGGCTTGGCGTGGGGCTGACGAATCCATATAACTGCACGCTGGAACTGAGCAGGAGACTGTATCCGAAGCTGTTGAATCACAGACTTGAAACGGTCTACCGGCACCTATTCGGCAGAATACCTGAACAGACCATGCGCCACCGCGCTCTTGACGACGCGCAATTGGTGGCGAGAGTGTGGGTGGAGATGATGAAAAGGTGA
- a CDS encoding YafY family transcriptional regulator — MDLFDRIYCLHRVLNQSRYPVSHSVLQERLECSRATVNRVIRHMRDGLGAPIEYGRGAEGYHYVPTGEHPYELPGLWFNASELYALLTVQRLLSEIQPGLLDSHLMPLRERIERILKSRDASQGDITSRIRILSMASRRVDPAYFPTVADAVLRRKRLNIIYHGRADNRTTERVVSPQRLAHYRDNWYLDAWDHTKRALRSFSVDRLKQVHVLDKPAREISDAKLNAHFASAFGIFAGKARHTAVLRFTPERSRWVADESWHPKQKGRFDGEHYVLEVPYADHRELVMEILKHGPEVEVIGPASLRAEVVNLLGKALLRQQKISSKKAGGSNRTILSSPLGGEDKGEGGFSGEIEVAAGSCFEPGTW, encoded by the coding sequence ATGGACCTTTTCGACCGGATTTACTGTTTGCATCGTGTGCTCAATCAATCTCGCTACCCTGTTTCGCATTCTGTCCTCCAGGAACGCCTTGAATGCTCCCGCGCCACAGTCAACCGGGTCATTCGCCATATGCGGGATGGCCTGGGAGCGCCGATCGAGTATGGCCGCGGCGCCGAAGGCTACCATTATGTGCCGACAGGCGAGCATCCCTACGAACTCCCCGGCCTCTGGTTCAATGCCTCCGAGCTTTACGCGCTCTTGACCGTTCAGCGCCTGCTCAGCGAGATACAGCCTGGCCTGCTCGACAGCCATCTGATGCCGTTGCGTGAACGCATAGAGCGAATACTAAAGTCACGGGACGCTTCCCAGGGAGACATTACCAGCCGCATCCGCATTTTGAGCATGGCTTCCCGACGTGTCGATCCAGCGTACTTTCCCACTGTGGCGGACGCTGTTCTCCGTCGCAAGCGCCTGAACATCATTTATCACGGCCGTGCTGACAACAGGACAACCGAGCGTGTGGTTTCCCCCCAGCGGCTGGCGCACTACCGGGACAACTGGTACCTCGACGCGTGGGACCACACCAAACGGGCGCTCAGGAGCTTTTCCGTTGACCGCCTCAAGCAGGTGCACGTTCTCGACAAGCCCGCTAGGGAAATCTCCGACGCAAAACTCAATGCTCATTTTGCTTCAGCCTTCGGCATCTTCGCGGGCAAAGCCAGGCATACGGCAGTATTGCGCTTTACGCCGGAACGCAGCCGCTGGGTGGCCGATGAATCGTGGCATCCAAAGCAGAAGGGCCGGTTCGACGGCGAGCACTATGTTCTTGAGGTCCCGTATGCGGACCACCGCGAGTTGGTTATGGAAATCCTGAAGCATGGGCCGGAGGTGGAGGTTATCGGGCCGGCGTCTCTGCGGGCTGAAGTCGTAAACTTGCTGGGCAAGGCGCTGTTGCGGCAGCAGAAGATTAGTTCGAAGAAAGCAGGCGGCTCAAATCGCACTATCCTCTCCTCTCCCCTCGGGGGAGAGGACAAAGGTGAGGGGGGCTTTTCAGGTGAAATTGAAGTGGCAGCAGGCTCATGTTTTGAGCCTGGCACATGGTAG
- a CDS encoding DUF3786 domain-containing protein, which yields MKTAVEIYKFLPKTNCGKCGLPSCFGFAAKLATHQASPDDCPSMTEAGREALREADHGQRNSPGTVYEQALASLQPRIQALDFEKTARLFGVIITGPDTFKLEFLNENYVVTKEKILDPTGKEPRPWISILIYNHLCMPDPPSLSGEWVTFGSVPASHAKDKAWAAHVEDVIAKHFSEKVDALKTACERLGGVKADVPGNHDAAYAFRFFPHYPALLLFSDAVPDEDFPVQCRLLLDRTAPRYLDIESMVVLGEEFATRLTAA from the coding sequence ATGAAAACCGCGGTAGAAATATATAAGTTCCTGCCTAAAACCAACTGCGGCAAGTGCGGCCTTCCAAGTTGTTTCGGCTTTGCCGCGAAACTTGCCACGCACCAGGCCTCACCGGATGATTGTCCTTCCATGACCGAGGCGGGGCGAGAAGCACTGCGGGAGGCGGACCATGGACAACGCAACTCGCCCGGCACGGTGTATGAGCAGGCACTGGCGTCCTTGCAGCCCAGGATTCAAGCATTGGATTTCGAGAAAACAGCGCGCCTGTTCGGCGTGATAATCACCGGTCCTGACACTTTTAAGCTCGAGTTCCTGAATGAAAACTACGTGGTCACGAAAGAAAAGATCCTGGACCCCACGGGCAAGGAACCGCGCCCCTGGATATCGATCCTCATCTACAACCATCTCTGCATGCCTGATCCACCTTCATTGTCGGGAGAATGGGTCACCTTCGGTTCGGTGCCTGCATCCCATGCCAAGGACAAGGCGTGGGCCGCTCATGTCGAGGACGTGATCGCTAAACATTTTTCCGAAAAGGTGGATGCGCTCAAAACCGCGTGCGAGCGGCTCGGGGGAGTTAAAGCGGACGTACCGGGAAACCACGACGCGGCCTATGCATTCAGGTTCTTCCCTCACTATCCCGCTCTATTGCTGTTCTCTGATGCTGTTCCTGATGAAGATTTCCCCGTACAATGCAGACTGCTTCTGGACAGGACCGCGCCGCGTTATCTGGACATTGAGTCGATGGTGGTTTTGGGAGAGGAGTTTGCTACGCGGCTTACAGCCGCGTAG
- a CDS encoding four helix bundle protein: protein MSEEKFDFENLKVYQRALEYVDFVYKFTKTFPKEELFSLTDQFRRAATSICLNIAEGSGGSKTEFKHYLKISRRSARECVAITEIVYRQTYVRSEERSQSRSQCIELSKMLTGLMKSL from the coding sequence ATGAGCGAAGAAAAGTTTGATTTTGAAAACCTGAAGGTTTATCAACGAGCTTTGGAATATGTTGATTTTGTTTATAAGTTCACGAAGACATTTCCGAAGGAAGAGTTATTTTCTTTGACAGATCAATTCAGAAGAGCGGCAACTTCGATATGCTTGAATATTGCGGAGGGAAGCGGTGGCAGCAAAACTGAATTCAAGCACTACCTCAAAATATCGCGAAGATCCGCCAGAGAATGCGTTGCGATAACCGAGATTGTATATCGGCAAACTTATGTCCGTAGCGAGGAAAGAAGTCAATCAAGGTCGCAGTGCATTGAATTGTCGAAAATGCTGACTGGACTCATGAAATCACTCTAG
- a CDS encoding TlyA family RNA methyltransferase, with amino-acid sequence MPAHKPENKKANKVRLDRLLVERGLVESRERGQAMILAGNVLVNGQKRDKSGGLVPEDAEIRILGEQLPYVSRGGVKLEAALKEFKVSAENKTALDVGASTGGFTDCLLQHGCSKVYAVDVGYGQLAWKLRQDPRVVVIERVNIRHIDPVLIPEPIDIAVIDVSFISLEKVVPSILQFLKPHADLIALIKPQFEVGKEQVGKGGIVRDEGARNAAVKRIEDFIRSIGLDVKGIISSPIQGQDGNVEFLIHAVKRE; translated from the coding sequence ATGCCTGCTCATAAACCAGAAAACAAGAAAGCAAATAAAGTTCGTCTTGACCGACTGCTTGTTGAGCGCGGCCTGGTGGAAAGCCGTGAGCGAGGACAGGCGATGATCCTTGCCGGAAATGTCCTCGTGAACGGTCAGAAGCGGGACAAGTCCGGCGGGCTTGTGCCTGAAGACGCTGAAATCCGAATTCTCGGAGAGCAACTTCCCTATGTGAGCCGGGGAGGCGTGAAGCTTGAAGCGGCTTTGAAGGAATTCAAGGTCTCCGCGGAAAACAAGACTGCCCTTGATGTGGGTGCGTCCACCGGCGGCTTTACCGACTGCCTGCTCCAGCATGGATGCTCAAAGGTCTATGCCGTGGACGTGGGCTACGGCCAGTTGGCCTGGAAGCTCAGGCAGGACCCGCGCGTCGTTGTCATCGAAAGGGTGAACATTCGTCACATCGATCCTGTGCTTATACCTGAACCCATTGATATCGCGGTTATCGACGTCTCGTTCATTTCCCTCGAAAAGGTCGTTCCTTCCATCCTGCAGTTCCTCAAGCCGCATGCGGATCTCATCGCACTCATCAAACCCCAGTTCGAGGTGGGGAAAGAACAGGTAGGTAAGGGTGGTATCGTACGGGATGAGGGCGCGAGAAATGCGGCAGTCAAAAGAATCGAGGATTTTATCCGAAGTATCGGTCTTGACGTGAAGGGTATAATTTCTTCACCGATTCAGGGCCAAGACGGGAATGTGGAATTTCTTATTCACGCGGTTAAGCGTGAATAA
- a CDS encoding DUF2845 domain-containing protein has translation MRSTSVLFCLLAFMAIPCVNAYADSLDCKGGIVSVGDSRVDLMTKCGEPDWKDSHNEEISERLDKDTRNKLIVTVDEWTYNFGPSQFIRIVTMRNGRIADIRTGGYGYNKSTKPE, from the coding sequence ATGAGAAGCACAAGCGTGTTATTTTGTCTTCTTGCCTTTATGGCAATACCCTGCGTTAACGCCTACGCCGATTCGCTTGACTGCAAGGGAGGAATTGTCTCTGTCGGCGATTCCCGCGTTGACCTGATGACGAAATGCGGTGAGCCCGACTGGAAAGACTCGCATAACGAAGAAATCAGCGAACGGCTTGACAAGGATACAAGAAACAAACTGATCGTCACTGTCGATGAATGGACCTATAATTTCGGCCCAAGTCAGTTCATACGGATTGTCACGATGAGAAACGGCAGGATTGCGGATATCCGGACCGGCGGCTATGGGTACAACAAGAGTACGAAGCCCGAATAA